One Natrinema longum genomic window carries:
- a CDS encoding translation initiation factor IF-5A: MAKQQTEVRELQEGSYVMIDDTPCKINAYSTAKPGKHGSAKARVEAEGVFDGKKRSLSQPVDAKIWVPIIERKQGQVVSVDGNDMQVMDLETYETITMRIPEDADVSPDENIEYLEMEDQRKIV, encoded by the coding sequence AACTCCAGGAAGGGAGCTACGTCATGATCGACGATACCCCCTGTAAGATCAACGCCTACTCGACGGCCAAACCGGGCAAACACGGCAGTGCGAAGGCCCGCGTCGAGGCCGAAGGCGTCTTCGACGGCAAGAAGCGATCGCTCTCCCAGCCCGTCGACGCGAAGATCTGGGTTCCGATCATCGAGCGCAAACAGGGACAGGTCGTCTCGGTCGACGGCAACGACATGCAGGTCATGGACCTCGAGACCTACGAGACCATCACGATGCGCATCCCCGAGGACGCCGACGTCTCCCCCGACGAGAACATCGAATACCTCGAGATGGAAGATCAGCGAAAGATCGTCTAA